TTAAGCAAAGCATCTGTGAATTTTTGCGGAAGAGAAATAAACGCTTAAATGAGCAAGAAATTTGTTCAAAGATGGAGCAATTAGTAAAAGAAGTCGGGGATCGGCTTTATATGATAGTTCAGCGGGAGAAAGGGCAATTCGGTTTTGATCTGCGTTCTTTCCAAGAATTTTTTGCTGCCGTTCATTTGGTACAGGCAGCTAGTGACTCAGAAGAACGTTTCAACCGCTTCAAAGCCATTGCCCGTTCCGAACACTGGACTAATGTGGCATTATTCATGGCTGGTCGAATTGCTCGTACTTCCATAGGTGAAGCCGCTCGTCTCGAACCTGCTTGGCGTGCTGTGGATCGTGATGGAGTAAATCGCTACTTGAAACCAGGAGCTTGGTTTGCTCTACAGATTGCAGCGGATGGCGCTCTTGGCGATGAGACTGACCTTCAGTATTCTGCTGTAGAAGACGGTCTTAAGGTTTTGGAAACAGGTCTGACAGAAAAACAACAAGACCTACTCAAGTCTTTAGCAAAGCGACTACCTCAAAAAGATCAGCAGGAAATTCTTCGACCTGTACTGGAAAATAAACTTCGAGCTTTGCCAGAAGGTTGTCTGATACCGGCATTGGCTCTATACAGCCAATGCTTTGGGACAACAGCTCTCTTTCTGGAAACAACTGATGCGCTGCTCCAGACTCAGCGCGAAAACTTAGTGAATTCAGCATTAGAACTTGCCTTAGAGCGTAAACCCAATCCAACATGGATGGTAGAGCGATTGCAAAACCATTGGTCTTACTGGAAAAAACGATTCCTAACTCTGTGGTTCCGTTCATTGGAAGACGAGGAATATGTTGAAAAACTATTGAATGTCTGGTCGCTTTCTGAGGAAGAGGTAAAAGAACTAGCTGAAGCAACTTTAGAATCGTTCCCCTATTACCGTGGTCATTTCTACAAGAAATTTCAATTGAGAATACCAGAAGAACCAAAGTCGCTATTGGAGCAATTCATAGTGATGTTGAGATGCAGCGACTTATTAGCTTGCTACACTACAAATGTTCGCACAAATGATATCCCTGTAGACAAAGGGGGTGAAATTTCAATAGCAGCGTTGGGGAAAGCTGTCTCTACACGCTCTATTCCCAAAGGCCTTGCCAAGTTTATAGATAATCAGTTGCAGCGCTCTGACTTGATAGGATTTCTGCGAGTTCAATTGTGGGCGCTGTTCTGGCTCATTCATAAGCCTAACTCAGTTAATGTATCTGCCTTCCTTGAAGACATTTGGACAATTCAACAGAGACAAGAATTATCTAACCGCTTTTTGCGCTATAGGGGTTTTACTTCAACATGGCCCCTTTTGGATCTAGCTGTCGAGCGACAACAGGTGGGCGGGCTTGATGCTGCTAAATACTTGCTACCTTTCTTGGAAGAAAATAACCAGTTATCAGTTGCTCAACAAGTGACAGAGACAATTAAAATCTATATTAAACAAGCAGATGAGACGCAAAAACAGCGATTGTTCATAGCAATACAAACGCAGAGTGGATTAAATGATCTTTTACCTCAGTTAATTCCATTAGCTAATGAAATGAGCATAGCCGTTGAAGAATTAGTAGATGCTCACATTAGCTCTTATTCGTACACTTCTTATGACTTATCGGAATACCGAATTGAATTAATTGAAAATTTATTAACAACCGCTAAAAGCGTGATAAATAATCGTCATAAACTTGTTAGATTGCTTTGGGTTATTATTAACCAGAGGACATGGATATCTACTCCAGAAATTTTAAACCAAGCACGCCAGCTTTTAGAATTAATTCTTGATAACTGGTCAAATGTTGAAGAACCTCCTCTGACAGAATTCATATTAATCTTATTTTTAAAATTATTAATTCACGATCAACAGATACAGCCAACTCTTCACCGCTTGTTTACAACCCTTTCTAAAACCGAGCTTATCCAACTAAAATCTTGGCGAATTTATGAAGCTATTAACAAGCGGTTATCCGAATGTTTGTCGGCACTAAAACCCTTTTTAGAACATGATGAAGAAGATGTTAGAGTAGGGGTTGCACTGCTTTTAAAAGCAATTGTTGAAGCACCATATCTCTATAGAAGAGGTAATGATAAGGAGATAATCC
This genomic stretch from Ancylothrix sp. D3o harbors:
- a CDS encoding NACHT domain-containing protein codes for the protein MKALTWGDTSKGRVRSLLDALLSYEEWQRNGINIPKHISKWRDKESKAPQLVVDTKVRYLRELLKKQGRHDIFKLKDPSEYVRAMLKRLEELDILKDDRRKGQGSEDWQFTLTLWSKDKTTNLNKFDIEWENHRPDKSKVQEYTQTTFPQQTDAPLKKLQPRLEETLNLYLAQGFRNDRLAKLDQAGDRDEGDTKLVRVFIDLNVRVRQGSKPRDMRLEKLPVSAKKELTIEQLSLFEGTDSFSAMKCLLKEDYPKVVIIGGPGQGKSTLGQQLAQVHRAKLLNETYDDKYQPDTTRIPFHVVLREFAQWLDNQTDLDALEAYLAFWVGKLAKRLGEVTTQDIQEILRSRPCLLILDGLDEVVAPKLQRRMINRIEDFLGAAEQLGTNLMVVASSRPNGYDDQFDPERFLNLELELLSPEKVTEYAEKWVDAKDLGEEDRCKILPTLKDCQKDSSIAELLVTPLQVSIILIIIKSGRRPPSERENLFNEYWLTIFRREEGKNNKINEIIQNQESHLLNIHAFLGYILHRKAAAQNVQSLLPEVDFKQSICEFLRKRNKRLNEQEICSKMEQLVKEVGDRLYMIVQREKGQFGFDLRSFQEFFAAVHLVQAASDSEERFNRFKAIARSEHWTNVALFMAGRIARTSIGEAARLEPAWRAVDRDGVNRYLKPGAWFALQIAADGALGDETDLQYSAVEDGLKVLETGLTEKQQDLLKSLAKRLPQKDQQEILRPVLENKLRALPEGCLIPALALYSQCFGTTALFLETTDALLQTQRENLVNSALELALERKPNPTWMVERLQNHWSYWKKRFLTLWFRSLEDEEYVEKLLNVWSLSEEEVKELAEATLESFPYYRGHFYKKFQLRIPEEPKSLLEQFIVMLRCSDLLACYTTNVRTNDIPVDKGGEISIAALGKAVSTRSIPKGLAKFIDNQLQRSDLIGFLRVQLWALFWLIHKPNSVNVSAFLEDIWTIQQRQELSNRFLRYRGFTSTWPLLDLAVERQQVGGLDAAKYLLPFLEENNQLSVAQQVTETIKIYIKQADETQKQRLFIAIQTQSGLNDLLPQLIPLANEMSIAVEELVDAHISSYSYTSYDLSEYRIELIENLLTTAKSVINNRHKLVRLLWVIINQRTWISTPEILNQARQLLELILDNWSNVEEPPLTEFILILFLKLLIHDQQIQPTLHRLFTTLSKTELIQLKSWRIYEAINKRLSECLSALKPFLEHDEEDVRVGVALLLKAIVEAPYLYRRGNDKEIIQELKNIRFDPERGISFLEYEDSKLRLVGIALLTYSNYPIEDIKYRNQLLVALQHAKIAVEEQAWAELLQKIAISEEYQSRWSSFLEGILAEPRNYGSLVLSAAMGRYQRLNSAANVTISEEQEKELGLP